Proteins encoded together in one Candidatus Jidaibacter acanthamoeba window:
- a CDS encoding heavy metal translocating P-type ATPase produces the protein MKNNKKCLHCQLDLSKSQRSFCCFGCEAAYNLINKLNLKDYYKFCKNIYNISPMKVEEVKNELNYVESIIYNKDKHQHEINLLVEGVHCGSCIWLIENTLKQQEGVKLARINISTQRLFLAWDGEEDIIYKYVDIIQKLGYKLIPFDYSEFINESDKRESFLLKSIAVSGFATIQLMMIVMGIWFAERENSMGENTRNLLHLISMIVAVPAILYSGLPFFKSAFEALKSHRSNMDVPISLGIIATTLISIWEFIRGGAYTYFDSAAMLIFALLVGRYMDIKSRNKAKEKARELILRQAKTVTLVEGNELKLLPISKVKIGDVIHVSVGEKVPVDGVVIEGSSEVDNSIITGETLPVIINKGMNVFSGTINLLAPIKVEIKKLGDSTILGEIIKLIENAEQGRAKYVRIADKVAGLYTPAVLLLSVLTFLMWYLLGSKIDKAILNAVAVLIITCPCALGLAVPVVQIIASSRMMSLGILIKSRDALERLSQVDTIIFDKTGTLTLGEPSFINPNNLSELEINIISSLAAQSKHPLCKAILKEFKGEIIPLEVNEEKGMGLKSSYNGEAIKLGNKKWCNVKNSEEYDDIYSEIWFKRGEREPIRLKFSDLIRDEAKNVIKVLKDKGYEIWMLSGDRKRAVEHVAHLLSIKNYKAECKPQEKYNFVENLHKAGKLSAMIGDGLNDSPALKRAHASMSPSSAIDLSQNIADIVFQSNLNAILESINTAKKSNVLVKQNFIISFIYNIVSIPIAAFGFITPLVAAVTMSVSSICVILNSLRLNKKDSI, from the coding sequence ATGAAAAATAATAAGAAATGTTTACATTGTCAGCTTGACTTATCTAAGAGCCAAAGAAGTTTCTGCTGCTTCGGATGTGAAGCCGCATATAATTTAATTAACAAATTGAATTTAAAAGATTATTATAAATTTTGTAAGAACATTTATAATATATCTCCTATGAAGGTCGAAGAAGTTAAGAACGAATTAAATTATGTTGAATCAATTATATATAATAAAGATAAACATCAACATGAAATTAATTTATTAGTTGAAGGTGTGCATTGCGGATCATGCATTTGGTTAATTGAGAATACTCTAAAGCAACAAGAGGGGGTTAAACTTGCAAGGATTAATATATCTACTCAAAGGCTGTTTTTGGCTTGGGATGGAGAGGAGGATATAATATATAAGTATGTAGATATTATACAAAAGCTTGGTTATAAATTGATTCCTTTTGATTATAGTGAATTTATAAACGAGAGTGATAAAAGAGAATCTTTTCTTTTAAAGAGTATTGCAGTATCGGGATTCGCCACCATACAGCTTATGATGATTGTTATGGGTATTTGGTTTGCCGAGCGTGAAAATTCCATGGGTGAAAATACCAGAAATTTACTGCATCTTATCTCTATGATTGTTGCAGTTCCTGCAATATTATATTCCGGTTTACCGTTTTTTAAATCAGCATTTGAGGCATTAAAAAGCCATCGCAGCAATATGGATGTTCCAATATCTTTGGGTATTATAGCGACAACTTTGATAAGCATTTGGGAATTTATCAGAGGTGGTGCTTATACATATTTTGATTCGGCTGCAATGCTGATTTTTGCGTTACTGGTGGGAAGATACATGGATATAAAATCCAGAAATAAAGCTAAGGAAAAAGCAAGAGAACTAATTTTAAGGCAAGCTAAAACCGTAACATTAGTTGAGGGAAATGAATTAAAATTGCTTCCGATAAGCAAAGTTAAAATTGGTGATGTTATCCATGTAAGCGTCGGAGAAAAGGTACCGGTGGACGGAGTCGTGATTGAAGGTAGCAGTGAGGTGGATAATAGTATAATAACCGGAGAGACCCTTCCTGTTATTATTAATAAAGGAATGAATGTTTTTTCAGGCACGATTAACTTGCTTGCCCCAATTAAAGTTGAAATTAAAAAGCTTGGCGATTCAACTATATTAGGAGAAATTATTAAACTTATTGAAAATGCAGAGCAGGGTAGAGCAAAATATGTAAGAATTGCCGATAAGGTAGCCGGGCTTTATACACCGGCAGTTTTACTATTATCCGTTTTAACGTTTTTAATGTGGTATTTACTCGGTAGTAAAATTGATAAAGCTATTCTAAATGCCGTTGCGGTTTTAATTATAACTTGTCCGTGTGCGCTTGGGCTTGCTGTTCCCGTGGTGCAGATCATTGCTTCTTCCAGGATGATGAGCTTAGGGATCTTAATAAAGTCACGTGATGCACTTGAAAGGTTATCCCAAGTGGATACTATTATATTCGATAAAACCGGAACTTTAACACTCGGGGAGCCGAGTTTTATTAATCCGAATAACCTTAGCGAATTAGAGATAAACATAATTTCATCACTTGCTGCACAAAGTAAACATCCCTTATGTAAAGCAATTTTAAAAGAGTTTAAGGGGGAAATTATTCCGCTTGAGGTAAATGAAGAAAAAGGAATGGGCTTGAAATCAAGCTATAATGGCGAAGCAATTAAACTCGGTAACAAAAAATGGTGTAATGTAAAAAATTCTGAAGAGTATGATGATATTTATTCGGAAATTTGGTTTAAGCGGGGTGAACGAGAACCTATACGCTTAAAATTTTCTGATTTGATCCGAGATGAAGCTAAAAATGTCATTAAGGTGCTTAAAGACAAAGGATATGAAATATGGATGCTTTCAGGTGATAGAAAAAGGGCAGTAGAGCATGTGGCGCATTTGCTTAGCATTAAAAATTATAAAGCTGAATGTAAACCCCAAGAGAAATATAATTTTGTAGAGAATTTACATAAAGCAGGGAAGCTAAGTGCCATGATAGGTGACGGATTAAATGATTCTCCGGCTTTAAAAAGAGCACATGCTTCAATGTCTCCTTCTTCTGCAATTGATCTTTCGCAAAATATAGCAGATATAGTATTTCAATCCAACTTAAATGCTATTTTAGAAAGCATAAATACTGCTAAAAAATCGAATGTACTTGTAAAGCAGAACTTTATTATATCGTTTATATATAATATAGTAAGCATACCTATAGCAGCTTTCGGGTTTATAACTCCCCTTGTCGCTGCTGTAACCATGTCAGTTTCTTCTATATGCGTGATACTTAATTCGCTTAGATTAAATAAAAAGGATTCTATATGA
- a CDS encoding HAD family hydrolase, producing MNLIKPKAIIFDWDNTLVDTWDIIHAALGCTFIEFGKTPFTLEESKIYVHKSMKDSFPSIFGDAWQDAAKRFYVHYLDNHLTHLKSLDNTIDTLNILRENNIKMSVLSNKRGDILRKEVEHFGWTEYFVKVMGSLDAAEDKPSAVPAFEIMKCMEIDSPQDVWFIGDSIADMECAVNAGCVPIFYGANDGLYSYSADSHINLAKLFNLTHKS from the coding sequence ATGAACTTAATAAAGCCGAAAGCAATAATTTTTGATTGGGATAATACTTTAGTGGATACATGGGACATAATCCATGCAGCACTTGGGTGTACTTTTATTGAGTTTGGTAAAACCCCTTTTACTTTGGAGGAAAGTAAGATTTATGTTCATAAATCAATGAAGGATTCTTTCCCGTCTATATTCGGTGATGCTTGGCAAGATGCGGCAAAAAGATTTTATGTGCATTATCTGGATAATCATCTAACTCATCTTAAATCATTGGATAATACCATTGATACTCTTAACATACTTCGCGAGAATAATATTAAAATGAGCGTGCTCAGCAATAAGAGGGGAGACATACTGAGGAAAGAAGTGGAGCACTTTGGCTGGACTGAATATTTCGTTAAAGTAATGGGCTCTTTAGATGCTGCCGAGGATAAACCTTCCGCTGTTCCCGCATTTGAAATAATGAAATGTATGGAAATTGATTCTCCTCAAGATGTGTGGTTCATCGGCGATAGTATAGCAGATATGGAATGTGCCGTAAATGCAGGGTGCGTGCCAATATTTTACGGGGCTAATGACGGTTTATATAGTTATTCAGCTGATAGCCATATAAATTTAGCTAAGCTTTTTAACTTAACGCATAAGTCATAA
- the radC gene encoding RadC family protein, which produces MNSKDKSKETELNIYVGHRKRVKEKFLKAPIRTLPDYELVEMLLFSCYPRRDTKPKAKALLNKFGSIKALISADLETIKDMAEASDSLLYQIKLLQDIFSRLFISSEENINILSNWNAVLNYCNLTMGFQNCEIFRILYLNKKNVLIHDEILQTGTVDRVAIYPREIAKKSLSYSASAIILVHNHPSGEASPSPEDIEITHKIIKALEPLSIVVHDHLIISKDKTFSFKNSGLI; this is translated from the coding sequence ATGAACAGTAAAGATAAAAGTAAAGAAACAGAGCTGAATATTTATGTAGGGCATAGGAAGAGAGTTAAAGAAAAATTTCTTAAGGCTCCGATTCGCACTTTGCCTGACTATGAGCTGGTTGAAATGCTTTTGTTTAGCTGCTATCCAAGGCGAGACACCAAGCCGAAAGCTAAAGCTTTGCTTAATAAGTTCGGAAGCATTAAGGCTTTAATCTCCGCAGATTTAGAGACAATAAAAGATATGGCTGAGGCAAGTGATTCATTACTCTACCAAATAAAACTTCTCCAAGATATATTTTCTCGACTTTTTATTTCTTCGGAAGAGAATATTAATATTTTAAGTAACTGGAATGCAGTATTGAATTATTGCAACCTCACAATGGGCTTTCAAAATTGTGAAATATTCAGAATATTATATTTAAATAAAAAGAATGTTTTAATTCATGATGAAATTTTGCAAACCGGGACAGTTGATAGAGTTGCTATTTACCCGCGAGAAATAGCTAAAAAAAGCTTATCTTATTCAGCCTCAGCTATAATTTTAGTTCATAATCACCCGAGCGGTGAGGCTTCACCTTCACCCGAGGATATTGAGATCACTCATAAAATAATTAAAGCGCTGGAGCCGCTAAGTATAGTTGTACATGATCATCTTATTATATCCAAGGATAAAACTTTTTCTTTTAAAAACAGCGGGTTGATCTAG
- a CDS encoding acyl-CoA carboxylase subunit beta, producing MKIIEVLEKKRRTARFGGGQEKIDKQHEKGKLTARERIELLLDPDSFDEIGMFVEHRCTHFGMMDNVISGDGVVAGHGTINGRLVFVYSQDFTVYGGSLSETNAKKINQVQDAALKLGAPIIGINDSGGARIQEGVDSLAGYGEIFQRNVDASGVIPQISLIMGPCAGGAVYSPALTDFTFMVKDTSYMYVTGPDVVKTVTHETVTHEKLGGTSIHALKSGVCDIAFNNELDCLQQTRRLFNFLPLSNKTDIPVRPSFDPADRVEMSLENLVPDNPNKPYNIKQLIEKIVDEGDFFELKPEYAKNIITGLGRFEGRTVGIVANQPMHLAGCLDINASVKAARFIRFCDAFNIPLITLVDVPGFLPGVDQEHNGIIKHGAKLLYAYAEATVPKITIIIRKAYGGAYIVMNSKHLRGDYNFAWANTEIAVMGAKGAAAILHRDVANNPAELEKKINDYQEKFTNPFVAASRGFIDDIIRPFNTRFKICRALTMLTTKSVQKPWKKHDNLPL from the coding sequence ATGAAAATTATTGAAGTATTGGAAAAAAAACGCAGAACTGCACGGTTTGGTGGTGGGCAAGAGAAAATTGATAAGCAGCATGAAAAAGGAAAATTAACTGCTAGAGAAAGGATAGAATTATTACTTGATCCGGATTCTTTTGATGAAATAGGAATGTTTGTTGAGCATCGCTGCACCCATTTCGGTATGATGGATAACGTTATCTCAGGTGATGGAGTAGTTGCCGGGCATGGTACCATTAACGGTAGGCTGGTATTTGTTTATAGCCAGGACTTTACTGTTTACGGGGGCTCCTTAAGTGAAACCAATGCAAAGAAAATTAACCAAGTTCAGGATGCGGCATTAAAGTTAGGTGCTCCTATAATAGGTATTAATGATTCCGGAGGTGCGCGCATTCAAGAAGGTGTTGACTCACTCGCCGGATACGGGGAAATATTTCAAAGGAACGTTGATGCTTCAGGGGTAATCCCGCAGATTTCTTTAATAATGGGCCCTTGTGCCGGCGGGGCGGTTTATTCCCCAGCTCTTACCGATTTTACCTTTATGGTCAAAGATACCTCTTATATGTATGTAACCGGACCTGATGTAGTAAAAACCGTAACTCATGAAACCGTAACTCATGAAAAGCTCGGGGGTACCTCTATTCATGCTTTAAAGAGCGGAGTATGCGATATTGCTTTTAATAATGAACTTGATTGTTTGCAGCAAACAAGAAGGTTATTTAATTTTCTGCCGCTTTCAAATAAAACCGATATTCCGGTTAGGCCTTCTTTTGATCCGGCCGATAGGGTAGAAATGTCATTGGAAAATTTAGTGCCGGATAACCCTAATAAGCCATATAACATCAAACAACTTATTGAAAAAATTGTTGATGAAGGTGATTTTTTTGAGTTAAAACCGGAATATGCAAAAAATATTATCACCGGCCTAGGTAGATTTGAAGGCAGAACGGTCGGGATCGTTGCTAACCAACCTATGCACCTTGCAGGTTGTTTGGATATTAATGCTTCAGTGAAGGCAGCCAGATTCATAAGATTTTGTGATGCTTTTAATATTCCGCTTATTACCTTAGTTGATGTACCCGGGTTTTTGCCGGGAGTAGATCAGGAACATAATGGCATTATTAAACATGGAGCTAAATTACTTTATGCTTATGCCGAAGCCACGGTACCCAAAATCACAATTATTATCAGAAAAGCTTATGGAGGCGCTTATATAGTTATGAATTCCAAGCACTTAAGGGGGGATTATAACTTTGCTTGGGCAAACACCGAAATAGCAGTAATGGGTGCTAAAGGTGCAGCGGCGATTTTACATAGGGATGTTGCCAATAACCCTGCCGAACTTGAAAAGAAAATTAATGACTATCAGGAGAAGTTCACAAATCCTTTCGTTGCCGCATCAAGAGGATTTATAGATGATATTATTAGACCGTTTAACACAAGATTTAAAATATGTAGAGCGCTTACCATGCTTACTACAAAAAGTGTTCAAAAACCTTGGAAAAAACATGATAACCTCCCTTTATAA
- a CDS encoding ABC transporter ATP-binding protein: MLEVKEIEKKFKKSQVLNNISFCISQGEVFGLVGLNGIGKTTLIKIILNLLLQDKGEVTIFSNPNADLKSKSLIAYLPEKFNPSPFLKGREFLELSMGYYGLDYNLQEAEILCNQLGLKFEALDRRISNYSKGMGQKLGLISVFLTRAPLLILDEPMSGLDPSARIALKKKLISYKAEGNSIFFSSHILADIEEICDKIGVIHEGGLIFEGSSKEFISKYPANSLEESFLSAINL, from the coding sequence GTGCTTGAAGTAAAGGAAATCGAAAAAAAGTTTAAAAAATCCCAAGTATTAAATAATATATCTTTTTGCATAAGCCAGGGGGAAGTATTTGGTTTAGTCGGCTTAAACGGAATAGGGAAGACTACCTTAATCAAAATCATTTTAAATTTGCTTCTTCAGGACAAAGGTGAAGTTACCATATTTTCAAATCCGAATGCGGATTTAAAATCAAAATCCTTAATTGCTTATTTGCCTGAAAAGTTTAATCCTTCCCCATTTTTAAAAGGTAGAGAATTTTTAGAGCTGTCAATGGGTTATTATGGTTTGGATTATAATTTACAAGAAGCAGAAATATTATGTAATCAACTAGGATTAAAATTTGAAGCATTAGATAGGAGAATCAGTAATTACTCTAAAGGAATGGGGCAAAAACTTGGATTAATATCAGTTTTCTTAACTCGTGCACCTTTATTAATTTTAGATGAGCCAATGAGCGGGTTAGATCCGAGTGCAAGAATAGCTCTTAAAAAGAAACTCATTTCCTACAAAGCAGAGGGCAACTCAATATTTTTTAGCTCACATATACTTGCGGACATAGAAGAGATATGTGATAAAATAGGGGTAATCCATGAAGGAGGATTAATATTTGAGGGCAGTAGCAAAGAGTTTATTAGTAAATACCCGGCTAATAGTTTGGAAGAATCTTTTTTAAGTGCTATAAATTTGTGA
- the tmk gene encoding dTMP kinase — protein sequence MFITFEGGEGCGKSTQAKFLKKYLESKSKKVALTREPGGTEFAEKLREVLLSGEGISDPLTEFLLLSVARRDHVINFIKPKLMDGEVVISDRFIDSSFVYQGYLKELPLNVIEQITRLSIGDFMPDITLFLTIDSEISMKRVVENRQVQTYYDKKDISFHTKINDSFLDLAKSYKSRIKVIDAAGSQEEVFERIKNVIDEKIE from the coding sequence ATGTTTATTACGTTTGAAGGCGGTGAAGGTTGCGGAAAATCAACCCAGGCAAAATTTTTAAAAAAATATCTTGAAAGTAAGAGTAAAAAAGTTGCGCTTACCAGAGAGCCGGGCGGCACGGAATTTGCTGAAAAGCTAAGGGAAGTATTATTATCGGGTGAAGGGATCTCTGATCCGTTAACGGAATTTTTGCTGCTTTCGGTAGCTAGAAGAGATCATGTTATTAATTTTATTAAGCCAAAACTCATGGATGGTGAGGTGGTAATATCAGATAGGTTCATCGATTCATCGTTTGTATATCAGGGATATTTAAAGGAATTACCCTTAAATGTGATTGAGCAAATAACCAGATTGAGTATCGGTGATTTTATGCCTGATATAACTCTTTTTCTAACTATAGATTCTGAAATAAGTATGAAAAGAGTGGTGGAGAATAGGCAGGTTCAAACCTATTATGATAAAAAAGATATAAGTTTTCATACAAAAATTAATGATTCTTTTTTAGATCTGGCTAAAAGCTATAAAAGCAGAATCAAGGTTATAGATGCCGCTGGCAGTCAAGAAGAGGTATTTGAAAGGATAAAAAATGTGATTGATGAGAAGATTGAATAA
- a CDS encoding ChaB family protein gives MPYNSTHDLPYSIKNHLPIKAQEIYLKAFNNAWEEYQDSDKRRGEETREEVSHKVAWSAVKKKYHKDESGNWVEND, from the coding sequence ATGCCTTATAATTCTACGCACGACTTACCCTATAGCATAAAAAATCATCTCCCTATTAAAGCGCAAGAAATTTATCTAAAAGCTTTTAATAATGCTTGGGAAGAATACCAAGACTCTGATAAACGTAGAGGCGAAGAAACAAGGGAAGAAGTATCTCATAAAGTAGCCTGGAGCGCAGTAAAAAAGAAATACCACAAGGATGAAAGCGGTAATTGGGTTGAAAATGATTAA
- a CDS encoding ankyrin repeat domain-containing protein gives MAQGADVNAKDNLGFCALFYAVHSCYRDIAMLLLNQEGININITDRSNITPLHIAAANGYLEMVELLLNNSDIDVDATDIGNETALYKAINNYHIKGMDKIVDLLLVRRANLNIQTDKKGETALHAAAVIGDLKLCKKLLEHGANPNLKIKEYMIKYDERDADGIKMAPRTAYEIYLEEHPSKAAKFKAVEEKLLEKEHKKQRGEKRKAVHLKSQEQEGSTFNNEQGSKNTKQEFDRSFTKRHQKHIDDTKNAKNNPKGDWRSYILVTNNQYTNNTKQIS, from the coding sequence ATAGCACAAGGGGCGGATGTTAATGCAAAAGATAATTTAGGTTTTTGTGCGTTATTTTACGCTGTTCATAGCTGTTATAGAGATATAGCGATGTTATTACTAAATCAAGAAGGAATAAATATAAATATTACAGATCGTAGTAATATTACTCCCTTGCATATAGCTGCTGCTAACGGATATTTAGAAATGGTTGAGTTGCTATTAAATAACTCAGATATAGATGTTGACGCAACAGATATAGGGAATGAAACAGCGCTATATAAAGCAATAAATAATTATCATATTAAAGGAATGGATAAGATTGTGGATCTACTACTAGTTAGGAGAGCTAATTTGAATATACAAACTGATAAGAAAGGGGAGACTGCCCTGCATGCAGCTGCTGTTATAGGTGACCTTAAACTGTGCAAAAAATTACTTGAGCATGGTGCAAATCCTAATTTAAAGATAAAAGAATATATGATCAAATATGATGAAAGGGATGCAGATGGAATTAAAATGGCACCTAGAACAGCATATGAAATATATTTGGAAGAACATCCTAGCAAAGCAGCTAAATTTAAAGCTGTTGAAGAAAAGCTATTAGAAAAAGAACATAAAAAACAAAGAGGAGAGAAGAGGAAGGCTGTTCACCTTAAAAGCCAGGAGCAGGAAGGCAGCACCTTTAATAACGAACAAGGATCAAAAAATACAAAACAAGAATTCGATAGGAGTTTTACTAAACGCCATCAAAAACATATAGATGATACTAAAAATGCAAAAAATAATCCTAAGGGTGATTGGCGAAGTTATATCTTAGTCACTAATAATCAATATACAAATAATACAAAGCAGATAAGCTAA